In Candidatus Saccharibacteria bacterium, the genomic window TAGCTTTGACTTAACCCAAGCTTGCGTAGTTGAGGCGAGAGTGATTGGTGTGATCTATATGGATGATGGAGGAGAACAGGATGATAAGGTGCTTTTGGTACCTGTTGAAGATATGCGTTTTGATCAAATTCAGGACATATCAGATTTGGCACCTCATTTGATCGAAGAGATCATCCACTACCTTAAGCATTATAAAGATATCAAAAAAGCACCAGGTATTGTAGAAATCACTGGCCATAAGGGCAAAGAACAGGGTGTCAAGGTGGTGGTCGAGGCAATCAATGCCTATGACCAACTATGAGCAAACTTTTAGAGGGGCTCAATCCGGAACAAGCTAGGGCAGTAGTCCAGACAGAGGGACCACTTTTAATATTGGCTGGGGCAGGTAGTGGCAAGACCAAGACCTTGACTCATAGGATTGCTTATTTAATTCAAGAAAAATCAGTTTTTCCAAGCAATATCTTGGCTGTTACTTTTACTAATAAAGCTGCTCAAGAGATGCGTTCTAGACTTTATAGACTCCTTGATGATCGAGACGCGGTATTGCCATATCTCGGTACATTTCATAGTATTGCTGTCAAGGTCCTAAGGAGCCAAATTACATTATTAGGACTAGAGCCAAATTTTACGATTTTTGATAGTGAAGATCAGCTCGGATTGATTAAACAGGCAATTAAAAACCTAGGCCTTACAAGCGATAAGCTCAACCCTTCAGCTGTCAAGCATCAGATATCAAGTGCTAAGAATGAATTAGTTACTCCGGAGGTTTACCGGCAATTAGCTAGTAGCTATTTTACTGAAATTGTAGCAAAGATCTATCCAGAGTATCAGAAGTTGCTTAGGCAAAATCAAGCTTTGGATTTTGATGATTTGCTAGTATATGTTGTCAGGGTTCTTGAGGAATTCCCAGATGTACTTAAGCAGTATCAAGATCAATTCAAATATATACTAGTTGATGAATATCAAGACACCAATAAGGTTCAGTATCGACTGGTCAGCCTCTTGGCTGCTAAGCATAAGAATATTTGTGTAGTAGGTGATGATTGGCAGAGCATATATTCTTGGAGGGGTGCTGATTATAGTAATATCTTGAATTTCCAAGATGATTGGCAAGATACTGAGATTATTAAGCTCGAGAAAAACTATCGTTCTACCCAATATATCTTAGATGGAGCACATAGTGTAATTATCAAGAATAAAGATCGTTCGAATAAGAAACTTTATGCGGCAGCAGGAGTTGGAGAAAAAATCAAGCTAAATACACTTTATAGTGATAAGCAAGAGGCCAGCTATATCTTAGATGAAATTACCAATTTACATAGTAGGGGCATTAACCTTAATGATGTAGCAATTCTTTATCGAACCAATGCTCAGTCGCGTAATCTCGAAGAATTTTTTATTCGCTATAATATTCCCTATACAATCATTGGAGGGACGAGATTTTATGATCGAATGGAGGTCAAGGATGCGCTGGCTTATTTGAAGATTTTAGTTCAGCCAAAAGATACTATTGCGTTCAGACGAGCTAGCTCAAAACCTAGTAGGGGGATAGGGGAGAAGACATTGATAGGAATCAATAATCAACTTGATCAAGCAGGGATGAATTATCATGACTTGTTGCAATTTCCAGATAAATACGGGTTGAAGGGCAAGGCCTTAGGTGGGATCAAGCAGCTGGGTATGATACTGATTAAATATCAGTCTATTAAGGATGAGCCATTGTATCAGATACTTCAGGAAATATTTGAACTGACTGGACTATATCAGTTTTATGAAGATGGTACGAGCGAGGGTCATGATCGTGTAGAGAATATTAAAGAATTGATCTCAGTCGCAAAGGCCTACAGCGATAGTAGCTTGTCGGACTTTCTTTCTGATATTGCTTTACTCACAGATTTTGACAATTGGGATAGTAGTCAAGAAAAAGTAAACTTAATGACGCTACATTCTGCTAAGGGCTTAGAGTTTGATACTGTATTTCTGATAGGGATGGAAGAAGGACTTTTGCCGCATAGTAATTCAATGGAAGAACAAAGTGATCTTGAGGAGGAGCGGAGACTATGTTATGTAGGGATGACTAGAGCCAAAAGGAGCCTTTATTTGACCCATACACATTATAGAACACTCTACGGTCGGCCAATGAACAACCGACCATCTAGATTTATAGATGACATTGACGATCAGGTAATAGCACGTGATCAAGGCTGGTACTAGATTTCAAATAGACGGATAGTATCAGTCCCACCAGTTACACCTTTGTGCTTACCAAATAAACTGACGACGATTTCACCATGTTGGACAATCTTATTTTTTAATAAATGATCAATCGTTGCCCTCGTCCCATTTTGGTTAGGGTTGCAGAGAATAGATTTTGTCCCCCAGACAATTGCCATCTGGTTGAATAATCGACGGTTGTGGGTCACGGTATAGATGCCAATTCCTGGCCTTAGACTAGACAAGGCTTTTGCGGTTGATCCAGAAGAGGTAGAGGCGATAATTACTTTGAGGTCTAGTTGCTTTGCTAGGTTTGTTGCTGCTTCTGCTAGGGCTAGTTGGGGATTTTGATTCGTGTATTGAATAGATTGAGACTGGTAATTTATAGTAGCTTCAGTAGCTAGGATAGTCCTTTTCATTAGCTGGATTACCTCAAGCGGGTAGTATCCAGCTGCAGTTTCCCCAGAAAGCATCAGACAGTCTGCTTGGTCAATCACTGCATTGGCAATGTCACTAACCTCAGCCCTAGTTGGCATTGGTGAATTAATCATGCTCTCGAGCATTTGGGTGGCTACGATCACTGGCTTTCTAGAGAGTTTTGCTAGCTTGATAATCCGTTTCTGAATCATTGGTACGTTTTCTATTGGGGT contains:
- a CDS encoding inorganic diphosphatase, which translates into the protein MSLRDVRIGKNAPEIVNAVIEIPRGDRNKYEYDEQMDVIKLDRVQYTAMACPQNYVFIPDTHCEDGDHLDGFLFSSFDLTQACVVEARVIGVIYMDDGGEQDDKVLLVPVEDMRFDQIQDISDLAPHLIEEIIHYLKHYKDIKKAPGIVEITGHKGKEQGVKVVVEAINAYDQL
- a CDS encoding UvrD-helicase domain-containing protein, whose amino-acid sequence is MSKLLEGLNPEQARAVVQTEGPLLILAGAGSGKTKTLTHRIAYLIQEKSVFPSNILAVTFTNKAAQEMRSRLYRLLDDRDAVLPYLGTFHSIAVKVLRSQITLLGLEPNFTIFDSEDQLGLIKQAIKNLGLTSDKLNPSAVKHQISSAKNELVTPEVYRQLASSYFTEIVAKIYPEYQKLLRQNQALDFDDLLVYVVRVLEEFPDVLKQYQDQFKYILVDEYQDTNKVQYRLVSLLAAKHKNICVVGDDWQSIYSWRGADYSNILNFQDDWQDTEIIKLEKNYRSTQYILDGAHSVIIKNKDRSNKKLYAAAGVGEKIKLNTLYSDKQEASYILDEITNLHSRGINLNDVAILYRTNAQSRNLEEFFIRYNIPYTIIGGTRFYDRMEVKDALAYLKILVQPKDTIAFRRASSKPSRGIGEKTLIGINNQLDQAGMNYHDLLQFPDKYGLKGKALGGIKQLGMILIKYQSIKDEPLYQILQEIFELTGLYQFYEDGTSEGHDRVENIKELISVAKAYSDSSLSDFLSDIALLTDFDNWDSSQEKVNLMTLHSAKGLEFDTVFLIGMEEGLLPHSNSMEEQSDLEEERRLCYVGMTRAKRSLYLTHTHYRTLYGRPMNNRPSRFIDDIDDQVIARDQGWY